Proteins found in one Corynebacterium freneyi genomic segment:
- a CDS encoding molybdenum cofactor biosynthesis protein MoaE, whose amino-acid sequence MIEIVGAGVSESPLDPAEASAAVGDDRAGAVVSFTGVVRNHDGGRAVDRIEYSCHPKAGEVIESIAAKCAEAFEGRGVHRLWVGHRVGELAVGDVAFLVAVSASHRAEAFEACSWLVEEVKRDIPVWKRQVFPDGSHEWSNSA is encoded by the coding sequence GTGATTGAGATTGTAGGGGCGGGAGTTTCCGAGTCGCCGTTGGATCCGGCCGAGGCGTCGGCTGCGGTGGGTGACGATCGCGCTGGGGCGGTGGTGTCCTTCACGGGCGTGGTGCGCAATCACGACGGTGGCCGGGCGGTCGACCGGATCGAGTACAGCTGTCATCCGAAGGCCGGCGAGGTCATCGAGTCCATCGCGGCGAAGTGCGCGGAGGCGTTCGAGGGCCGCGGCGTGCACCGCCTGTGGGTGGGGCATCGCGTGGGCGAGCTCGCCGTCGGTGACGTCGCGTTCCTGGTCGCCGTTTCCGCATCGCACCGCGCCGAAGCGTTCGAGGCGTGCAGTTGGCTGGTCGAGGAGGTCAAGCGCGACATCCCCGTGTGGAAGCGCCAGGTCTTTCCCGATGGCAGTCACGAGTGGTCGAACAGCGCGTGA
- the moaA gene encoding GTP 3',8-cyclase MoaA, whose protein sequence is MNAHVSGGPDVMSGAVPRSAPTPGRGAAADAPPAPATRLVDAHGRVARDLRVSVTDRCNLRCTYCMPAEGMEWIPGRDLLTDDEIIRLITLGVERLGIREIRFTGGEPLLRPGLVDIIAATKQLRTDEGRVPETALTTNGVLLAGQADRLAAAGLDRVNVSLDSIRPDTYGLLARRDRLDDVLRGLEAAQRSGLSPIKINTVLMPGRNHDQAVELLHFCLERGYQLRFIEEMPLGPKGQWLRDSMITAERILSDLSTEFDLSPSATPHGDAPAALWDVSAGVGKHTGTAHRGGEVGIIASVTKPFCGACDRTRLTSDGAIRNCLFSRTERPLRDLMRDGATDDDIAAAWAGEMAAKAPGHGIDDPTFLQPDRGMSAIGG, encoded by the coding sequence ATGAACGCGCATGTGTCCGGAGGCCCCGACGTCATGTCGGGCGCCGTTCCGCGCTCTGCGCCGACCCCCGGCCGCGGCGCCGCCGCCGACGCTCCGCCCGCCCCCGCGACCCGGCTCGTGGACGCACATGGCCGCGTCGCCCGCGACCTGCGCGTCAGCGTCACCGACCGCTGCAATCTGCGCTGCACCTATTGCATGCCGGCCGAGGGCATGGAGTGGATCCCCGGCCGCGATCTGCTCACCGACGACGAGATCATCCGTCTGATCACCCTGGGCGTCGAGCGCCTGGGCATCCGCGAGATCCGTTTCACCGGCGGCGAACCGCTGCTGCGTCCGGGGCTCGTCGACATCATCGCCGCGACGAAGCAGCTGCGCACCGACGAGGGCCGCGTCCCCGAGACCGCGCTGACCACCAATGGTGTGCTGCTCGCCGGGCAGGCCGACCGTCTCGCCGCGGCGGGCCTCGACCGGGTCAACGTCTCCCTCGACTCCATCAGACCGGACACGTACGGTCTGCTGGCGCGACGGGACAGGCTTGACGACGTCCTGCGCGGACTCGAAGCGGCCCAACGGTCGGGATTGTCGCCGATCAAGATCAACACGGTGCTCATGCCCGGCCGCAACCACGATCAGGCCGTGGAACTGCTGCATTTCTGCCTCGAGCGCGGCTACCAGCTGCGGTTCATCGAAGAAATGCCGCTGGGCCCCAAGGGCCAGTGGCTGCGCGATTCGATGATCACGGCCGAGCGGATCCTCTCCGACCTCAGCACCGAATTCGACCTGTCCCCGTCTGCCACGCCCCACGGCGATGCCCCGGCGGCGCTGTGGGACGTGTCGGCGGGCGTCGGCAAGCACACCGGCACCGCCCACCGCGGCGGCGAAGTCGGCATAATCGCGTCGGTGACCAAGCCGTTCTGCGGCGCCTGCGACCGCACGCGGCTGACGTCCGACGGGGCAATCCGCAATTGCCTCTTTTCCCGCACCGAACGCCCCTTGCGCGACCTGATGCGCGACGGCGCCACCGACGACGACATCGCTGCGGCGTGGGCCGGCGAAATGGCCGCCAAGGCACCCGGCCACGGCATCGACGACCCGACGTTCCTGCAACCCGACCGCGGCATGTCCGCCATCGGCGGATAA
- a CDS encoding molybdopterin molybdotransferase MoeA → MNPTVTGDDAAPGRSPSTPLTVEQYLAVVLDDVPAPAPTTLPLADCAGLILADDVAATLPVPPFTNSAMDGFAVRTADMASGVGVTLPVSADVPAGTWPGPLEQGTAARIMTGAPVPDGADAIIPVEDTDSAPGPRSCPTTVTLTADVTGRVRAGVHIRPAGEDVDVGDVVLRTGDVLSAAALASAASIGHGTLRVFARPRVAVVATGAELVAPGEAPGPGQIPDSNTILMTTLARGWGADVTVVRASGDTADELADALARAAADADVVVTSGGISAGAFDPVKTLAAEGRADIGFHRLRQQPGGPQACGRVGDAVLLGLPGNPVSVFVSAILYLRPLLAKLAGREAGEAVVKRNDRPTANLAAPAIPGMETIEVIADAEFRARRGKMRFVPVTVVDGRARPVHERGLGSHLIASLHGANALLVLPEAGADAPDVFSPGDHLAAIPLDPALRPEKDRHS, encoded by the coding sequence ATGAACCCCACCGTGACCGGCGACGATGCAGCCCCCGGACGCTCCCCGTCCACGCCGTTGACCGTCGAGCAGTACCTGGCCGTCGTGCTTGACGACGTCCCCGCCCCCGCCCCGACCACCCTGCCGCTGGCGGACTGCGCGGGACTGATCCTGGCCGATGATGTCGCCGCGACACTGCCCGTCCCGCCATTCACCAACTCGGCCATGGACGGGTTCGCCGTGCGCACAGCCGACATGGCGTCCGGAGTCGGCGTCACCCTCCCCGTCTCCGCCGATGTTCCGGCGGGCACGTGGCCGGGGCCGCTGGAACAGGGGACGGCGGCTCGAATCATGACCGGCGCCCCCGTCCCCGACGGCGCCGACGCCATCATCCCGGTGGAGGACACCGACTCCGCTCCCGGACCGCGGTCCTGCCCGACGACCGTCACCCTGACCGCCGACGTCACCGGACGGGTTCGAGCCGGCGTCCACATCCGACCGGCCGGCGAAGACGTCGATGTCGGAGACGTCGTGTTGCGCACCGGAGACGTGCTCTCCGCCGCGGCGCTGGCCTCGGCGGCGAGCATCGGACACGGCACGTTGCGCGTCTTCGCCCGCCCGCGGGTGGCCGTCGTGGCCACCGGCGCCGAACTCGTCGCCCCCGGTGAAGCACCCGGTCCCGGCCAGATCCCCGATTCCAACACCATCCTGATGACCACCCTCGCCCGCGGCTGGGGAGCCGACGTCACCGTCGTCCGGGCCAGCGGCGACACCGCCGATGAACTGGCCGACGCGCTGGCCCGCGCCGCCGCCGACGCCGACGTCGTGGTGACCTCCGGCGGCATCTCCGCCGGCGCATTCGATCCAGTGAAAACACTGGCCGCCGAGGGCCGCGCCGACATCGGGTTCCACCGGCTCCGCCAACAACCCGGCGGCCCGCAGGCATGCGGCCGCGTCGGTGACGCGGTCCTGCTCGGCCTGCCCGGCAACCCCGTCAGCGTCTTCGTCTCCGCCATCCTGTACCTGCGACCCCTCCTGGCGAAGCTGGCCGGACGAGAGGCGGGAGAGGCCGTCGTCAAGCGAAACGACCGGCCGACCGCGAACCTCGCCGCGCCCGCGATCCCCGGAATGGAAACCATCGAGGTCATCGCCGACGCCGAATTCCGGGCGCGGCGCGGCAAGATGCGCTTCGTGCCCGTCACCGTCGTCGACGGCCGCGCCCGCCCGGTCCATGAACGCGGGCTCGGATCGCACTTAATCGCCAGCCTGCACGGCGCGAACGCACTGCTCGTGCTGCCCGAAGCCGGCGCCGACGCACCCGACGTGTTTTCCCCCGGCGACCACCTCGCCGCCATCCCCCTCGACCCCGCGCTGCGCCCCGAAAAGGACCGACACTCATGA
- the moaC gene encoding cyclic pyranopterin monophosphate synthase MoaC, with amino-acid sequence MGFTHLDSRGSARMVDVTAKKPTVRSATAKGEVTCSPTVMAALRDGTVPKGDVAAVARIAGIAAAKKVPDLLPLAHVIGVHGCIVDVEWGDDRVLLTATVRTADRTGVEMEALTAVTVAALAIVDMVKGVDRSAAMENCRIVAKSGGRSGDWVRPE; translated from the coding sequence ATGGGTTTCACCCACCTCGACTCCCGCGGCTCGGCCCGCATGGTCGACGTCACCGCCAAGAAGCCGACCGTCCGCTCGGCGACGGCGAAGGGCGAGGTCACGTGCTCGCCGACGGTGATGGCGGCCCTGCGCGACGGCACCGTCCCCAAGGGAGACGTCGCCGCAGTGGCGCGCATCGCGGGCATCGCCGCCGCGAAAAAGGTGCCCGACCTGCTGCCGTTGGCGCACGTCATCGGCGTGCACGGCTGCATCGTCGACGTCGAATGGGGCGACGACCGGGTTCTGCTCACCGCCACGGTCCGCACCGCCGACCGCACCGGCGTGGAGATGGAGGCGCTGACCGCCGTGACCGTCGCCGCGCTGGCGATCGTCGACATGGTCAAGGGCGTCGACCGGTCCGCCGCGATGGAGAACTGCCGCATCGTGGCCAAGTCCGGCGGTCGGTCCGGCGACTGGGTGCGCCCGGAATAG
- the mobA gene encoding molybdenum cofactor guanylyltransferase produces MHYDDHRGAPAELPPSFAIVLAGGTGRRMGGASKPDVVVAGRRMIDHVLGELAAQSVPAVVVGPPDLAVPADVPTGVTLVREDPPFGGPAAGIAAGYDAGPLSSGTLVAILACDAPFAPRVLPDLVAAASNSGGPTSTGVGASDSARTKLTGDADSSAASVGAVAVTPDGRIQRLLCVVDSDALGAAIRRLENAGGVRDRSVRALLGGLPLTPVDVPAWATDADTPDDVIALERMSPDGRESPL; encoded by the coding sequence ATGCATTACGACGACCACCGCGGGGCGCCCGCCGAGTTGCCGCCGTCGTTCGCCATCGTGTTGGCCGGCGGCACCGGCCGAAGGATGGGCGGCGCGTCGAAACCGGACGTCGTAGTCGCGGGGCGCCGCATGATCGACCACGTGCTCGGCGAACTCGCCGCGCAGTCCGTGCCCGCCGTCGTCGTGGGGCCGCCGGATCTCGCCGTTCCCGCCGACGTCCCGACCGGCGTGACCCTGGTTCGCGAGGATCCTCCCTTCGGTGGCCCCGCCGCCGGCATCGCCGCAGGTTACGACGCCGGGCCTTTGTCGTCCGGCACGTTGGTCGCCATCCTCGCCTGCGACGCGCCCTTCGCTCCGAGGGTTCTCCCCGATCTCGTCGCCGCCGCGTCCAACTCCGGCGGACCCACGTCCACCGGTGTTGGCGCATCCGATTCCGCCCGCACCAAACTCACGGGCGACGCCGACTCATCGGCCGCATCCGTCGGTGCGGTGGCCGTCACGCCGGATGGCCGGATTCAACGGTTGCTATGCGTCGTCGACTCCGATGCCCTGGGCGCCGCCATCCGCCGACTAGAGAACGCCGGCGGGGTTCGCGACCGATCCGTGCGCGCGCTCCTCGGCGGCCTACCCCTCACCCCGGTTGACGTGCCCGCGTGGGCCACCGACGCCGACACCCCGGACGACGTCATCGCACTCGAGCGCATGTCGCCGGATGGCCGCGAATCGCCACTGTGA
- a CDS encoding MoaD/ThiS family protein translates to MTEPSTTTGHTAPTAARTAVLTFFASAAEAAGQPRIDVTVHDGDTYRDVLRRSAEGNDRLARIVDGSAVFAAGELVRDLDRPATADQIDVLPPFAGG, encoded by the coding sequence ATGACCGAACCTTCCACGACCACGGGGCACACCGCGCCCACTGCCGCTCGCACGGCCGTGCTGACGTTCTTCGCCTCCGCCGCCGAAGCCGCCGGACAACCGCGCATCGACGTCACCGTCCACGACGGCGACACCTACCGGGATGTGCTGCGCCGCTCGGCCGAAGGCAACGACCGGCTAGCCCGCATCGTCGACGGTTCCGCCGTCTTCGCCGCGGGCGAACTGGTCCGCGACCTGGACCGCCCCGCCACCGCCGACCAGATCGACGTCCTCCCGCCCTTCGCCGGCGGATAG
- a CDS encoding nitrate/nitrite transporter — MSIDTSGRVIQGWNPEDEAAWDKSIAWRTLSITTFSMILAFAVWFLVSAIAPKLNDIGFDLSPSQLYWLAALPGLSGGAIRLIYMFLPPVLGTRKLVGITSLLLAVPMLGWGFAVTDPSTPYWWLVVLALMTGIGGGCFSGYMPSTGYFFPKRMSGTALGLQAGIGNFGMSLIQLIAPWLMGFTLLGIGFVAPQRDAANRSDLWVHNVAWFFLPWTILAAILAFTMLKDVPVKANFRQQLDIFGNKNTWILTIIYIMTFGAFSGFAAQYALLVNNVFGRSSDFVAQGYDPETLPQGAALAFLGPMIGAGVRALWGPLCDRYGGAIWTFICGVGMTVFTVAVAFLVKPTEPDQFWWFFAAMMTVFFFSGLGNAGTFKQMPMILNPRQAGGVIGWTAAIAAFGPFIVGMLLSALDPQVFFLGCAVFFAFATTLTWIYYARPNAPFPG, encoded by the coding sequence ATGTCCATCGACACCTCCGGCCGAGTGATCCAAGGCTGGAACCCCGAAGATGAAGCAGCCTGGGACAAAAGCATCGCCTGGCGAACGCTGAGCATCACCACCTTCTCCATGATCCTGGCCTTCGCGGTCTGGTTCCTCGTCTCGGCGATCGCCCCCAAACTCAACGACATCGGTTTCGACCTGTCGCCCAGCCAGTTGTACTGGCTCGCGGCACTGCCCGGACTCTCCGGCGGCGCGATCCGCCTGATCTACATGTTCCTGCCGCCCGTTCTGGGCACCCGCAAGCTCGTCGGCATCACCTCGCTGCTGCTCGCGGTGCCGATGCTCGGCTGGGGCTTCGCCGTCACCGACCCGTCGACCCCCTACTGGTGGCTCGTCGTGCTGGCCCTGATGACCGGCATCGGCGGCGGCTGCTTCTCGGGTTACATGCCGTCGACCGGCTATTTCTTCCCCAAGCGCATGTCCGGCACGGCGCTCGGACTGCAGGCCGGCATCGGCAACTTCGGCATGTCCCTGATCCAGCTCATCGCCCCCTGGCTGATGGGCTTCACCCTGCTGGGCATCGGCTTCGTCGCCCCGCAACGCGACGCCGCCAACCGATCCGACCTGTGGGTCCACAACGTCGCCTGGTTCTTCCTGCCGTGGACCATCCTCGCCGCCATCCTCGCGTTCACCATGCTCAAGGACGTGCCCGTCAAGGCGAACTTCCGCCAGCAGCTGGACATCTTCGGCAACAAGAACACGTGGATCCTCACGATCATCTACATCATGACCTTCGGCGCCTTCTCCGGCTTCGCCGCCCAATACGCGCTGCTGGTCAACAACGTCTTCGGCAGGAGTTCCGACTTCGTCGCCCAGGGCTACGACCCCGAAACGCTGCCGCAGGGCGCCGCACTGGCGTTCCTCGGCCCGATGATCGGCGCCGGCGTCCGCGCCCTGTGGGGCCCGCTGTGCGACCGCTACGGCGGCGCGATCTGGACCTTCATCTGCGGCGTCGGCATGACCGTCTTCACCGTCGCGGTCGCCTTCCTGGTCAAGCCGACCGAACCCGACCAGTTCTGGTGGTTCTTCGCCGCCATGATGACCGTCTTCTTCTTCTCCGGCCTGGGCAACGCCGGCACGTTCAAGCAGATGCCGATGATCCTCAACCCCCGCCAGGCGGGTGGCGTCATCGGCTGGACCGCCGCGATCGCGGCCTTCGGCCCGTTCATCGTCGGCATGCTGCTCTCCGCCCTCGACCCGCAGGTCTTCTTCCTCGGCTGCGCGGTGTTCTTCGCCTTCGCCACGACGCTGACCTGGATCTACTACGCCCGCCCGAACGCTCCGTTCCCCGGCTGA
- a CDS encoding nitrate reductase subunit alpha — MTTTDSRPASGSGSSNPLFKLGGQLRRGTVSEDSRQMFLKGGRDADRFYRQRWSHDKVVRSTHGVNCTGSCSWKVYVKDGVITWETQETDYPTIGSDMPEYEPRGCPRGAAFSWYTYSPTRIRFPYIRSTLLDYWREAKARLQDPVLAWRDIVEDPERSRAYKEARGKGGLVRTTWDEAMEIVAAAHVYTVKRFGPDRLAGFTVIPAMSMLSYGAGSRFYQLIGGAMLSFYDWYADLPMASPQVFGDQTDVPESADWFNSDYLIMWGSNIPLTRTPDAHFMTEARYHGQKVVAVSPDYADNTKFADEWLRVHPGTDGALALAMGHVILKEFHVEQQTPRFLEYMKRYTDSPFLVRLNAHDGAYVPGKFVTASDLPADHPLHDAANAEFRPLVLDEDGTVKDPGGTMADRWGEAGEGKWNLRLDDCSPAMTALGKKGAEAVEVLLPRFDLPGESTPEGPVGAGVVSRGVPAFKLGDDLVTTVFDLMLARYAVGREGLPGEWPADYDDASTPGTPAWQEEHTGVPANAAIRIGREFARNAVETEGKSMIVMGAGTNHYYHSDTIYRTFLALTTMTGCQGVNGGGWAHYVGQEKVRPITGWAQYAFALDWQRPPRQMISTGFWYATTEQWRYDGTDAERLGSPLQEGSFAGKTTADTLVEATRRGWMPSYPTFDRNPLALGQEAADAGMAPKDYIIKELEEGRLRFAIEDPGNPENFPRIIANWRTNLLGSSAKGTEYFYRHMLGCDNAVQGKEVPADRRPKEMVWRDEAAVGKVDLMWTADFRNTSTTLHSDIVLPAATWYEKNDLSSTDMHPYVHAFNAAIDPPWEARSDFQVFQDLAKRFSEMARTHLGTQTDVIAAPLSHDSPDQMATPHGVVKPWSETPKVPGVTMPKLIPVERDYSAVYDKFNAIGPLPEKAGLATKGVAFDPTREIGELAHTNGVARGGAAKGRPRIDTDVRAAEMVLRLSGTTNGRLATEGFKHQEKRTGVELADLSAEEAGKRITFADVSARPVPVITSPEWSGSEHGGRRYSAFVINVERLKPFHTLTGRQHYYLDHDWMRDMGEALPVFRPPLDLHHLYGEAAPGTVSVNGAGQTEVAVRYLTPHNKWAIHSQYFDNLHMLALSRGGQVVWMSPADAEKIGVADNEWIEGYNRNGVIAARAVVSHRIPEGTVYMHHAQERTVGVPVAETSGKRGGIHNSLTRILIKPSHLIGGYAQHSYAFNYTGPTGNQRDEVTVIRRRSQEVEF, encoded by the coding sequence ATGACCACCACCGACAGCCGCCCGGCCTCCGGATCCGGCTCATCCAACCCCCTGTTCAAGCTGGGCGGACAACTCCGCCGCGGCACCGTGAGCGAAGACTCGCGCCAAATGTTCCTCAAAGGCGGCCGCGATGCGGACCGCTTCTACCGCCAACGCTGGAGCCATGACAAGGTCGTCCGCTCCACCCACGGCGTCAACTGCACGGGCTCGTGCTCGTGGAAGGTGTACGTCAAGGACGGCGTGATCACCTGGGAAACCCAGGAGACCGACTACCCGACGATCGGCTCGGACATGCCGGAATACGAGCCCCGCGGCTGCCCCCGCGGCGCGGCGTTTTCCTGGTACACGTACTCGCCGACGCGCATCCGCTTCCCCTACATCCGCAGCACGCTGCTGGATTACTGGCGGGAGGCGAAGGCCCGGCTGCAGGACCCGGTGCTGGCGTGGCGCGACATCGTGGAGGACCCGGAACGCTCGCGGGCGTACAAGGAAGCGCGCGGCAAGGGCGGCCTGGTGCGCACGACGTGGGACGAGGCGATGGAAATCGTCGCGGCCGCGCACGTGTACACGGTCAAGCGCTTCGGCCCCGACCGGCTGGCCGGCTTCACGGTCATCCCGGCGATGTCGATGCTGTCCTACGGCGCCGGTTCCCGCTTCTACCAGTTGATCGGCGGCGCGATGCTGTCGTTCTACGACTGGTACGCGGACCTGCCGATGGCCTCTCCGCAGGTCTTCGGCGACCAGACCGACGTCCCGGAGTCGGCGGACTGGTTCAACTCCGATTACCTCATCATGTGGGGCTCGAACATCCCGCTGACCCGCACGCCCGACGCGCACTTCATGACCGAGGCCCGCTACCACGGCCAGAAGGTCGTCGCGGTGTCGCCGGACTACGCGGACAACACGAAGTTCGCCGACGAGTGGCTGCGCGTCCACCCGGGCACGGACGGTGCGCTGGCGTTGGCGATGGGCCACGTCATACTCAAGGAGTTCCACGTCGAGCAGCAGACGCCGCGCTTCCTGGAGTACATGAAGCGCTACACGGACTCCCCGTTCCTGGTGCGGCTAAACGCCCACGACGGGGCGTACGTGCCGGGCAAGTTCGTCACGGCCTCGGATCTGCCCGCCGATCATCCGCTTCACGACGCCGCCAACGCGGAATTCCGCCCCCTGGTCCTCGACGAGGACGGGACGGTCAAGGATCCCGGCGGAACGATGGCGGACCGTTGGGGCGAGGCGGGTGAAGGAAAGTGGAATCTGCGCCTCGACGACTGCTCTCCGGCGATGACCGCCCTGGGCAAGAAGGGGGCCGAAGCCGTCGAGGTTCTGCTGCCCCGCTTCGACCTGCCCGGCGAGTCGACGCCGGAAGGTCCCGTCGGCGCGGGTGTGGTGTCTCGCGGCGTGCCGGCGTTCAAGCTCGGCGACGACCTGGTGACCACCGTGTTCGACCTGATGCTCGCCCGCTACGCCGTCGGCCGCGAGGGCCTGCCCGGTGAGTGGCCCGCCGACTACGACGACGCCTCCACCCCGGGCACCCCGGCGTGGCAGGAGGAGCACACCGGCGTGCCCGCCAACGCGGCGATCCGCATCGGCCGCGAGTTCGCCCGGAACGCCGTCGAAACCGAGGGCAAGTCCATGATCGTCATGGGCGCCGGAACGAACCACTACTACCACTCGGACACGATCTACCGGACGTTCCTGGCGCTGACCACCATGACCGGCTGCCAGGGCGTCAACGGCGGCGGCTGGGCGCACTACGTCGGCCAGGAGAAGGTCCGACCGATCACCGGCTGGGCGCAGTACGCGTTCGCGCTGGACTGGCAGCGCCCGCCGCGCCAGATGATCTCCACCGGCTTCTGGTACGCCACCACCGAACAGTGGCGTTACGACGGCACCGACGCCGAGCGACTCGGCTCACCGCTGCAGGAAGGGTCCTTCGCCGGCAAGACCACGGCGGACACCCTGGTCGAGGCCACGCGCCGCGGCTGGATGCCGTCCTACCCCACCTTCGACCGCAACCCGCTGGCCCTGGGCCAGGAGGCCGCGGACGCGGGGATGGCCCCGAAGGACTACATCATCAAGGAACTCGAGGAGGGCCGCCTGCGGTTCGCCATCGAAGACCCCGGCAACCCGGAGAACTTCCCGCGCATCATCGCCAACTGGCGCACCAACCTGCTGGGCTCCTCCGCCAAGGGCACCGAGTACTTCTATCGCCACATGCTCGGCTGCGACAACGCCGTGCAAGGCAAGGAAGTCCCCGCCGATCGTCGCCCGAAGGAAATGGTCTGGCGCGACGAAGCCGCCGTCGGCAAGGTCGACCTGATGTGGACCGCGGACTTCCGCAACACGTCCACCACGCTGCACTCGGACATCGTCCTGCCCGCGGCGACCTGGTACGAGAAGAACGACCTGTCCTCGACGGACATGCACCCCTACGTCCACGCCTTCAACGCGGCCATCGACCCGCCGTGGGAGGCCCGCTCCGACTTCCAGGTCTTCCAGGATCTGGCCAAGCGGTTCTCGGAGATGGCGCGCACGCATCTGGGCACCCAAACCGACGTCATCGCGGCACCGCTGTCCCACGATTCGCCGGACCAGATGGCGACCCCTCACGGCGTCGTCAAGCCCTGGTCCGAAACCCCGAAGGTGCCGGGCGTGACCATGCCCAAGCTGATCCCGGTGGAGCGCGACTACTCGGCCGTGTACGACAAGTTCAACGCCATCGGTCCGCTGCCCGAGAAGGCCGGCCTGGCCACCAAGGGCGTCGCATTCGACCCGACCCGCGAAATCGGCGAACTGGCGCACACCAACGGCGTCGCCCGCGGCGGCGCCGCCAAGGGCCGCCCTCGCATCGACACCGACGTCCGCGCCGCCGAAATGGTCCTGCGCCTGTCCGGCACCACCAACGGCCGCCTGGCCACGGAAGGCTTCAAGCACCAGGAGAAGCGCACCGGCGTCGAACTCGCCGACCTGTCGGCCGAGGAAGCCGGCAAGCGCATCACCTTCGCGGACGTCTCCGCCCGCCCGGTGCCGGTGATCACCTCGCCGGAATGGTCCGGCTCGGAACACGGCGGCCGCCGCTACTCGGCGTTCGTCATCAACGTCGAGCGGCTCAAGCCGTTCCACACGCTCACCGGCCGCCAGCACTACTACCTGGACCATGACTGGATGCGCGACATGGGCGAAGCCCTGCCGGTGTTCCGTCCCCCGCTCGACCTGCACCACCTCTACGGCGAGGCCGCACCCGGCACGGTCAGCGTCAACGGGGCGGGCCAGACGGAAGTGGCGGTGCGGTACCTGACGCCGCACAACAAGTGGGCCATCCACTCGCAATACTTCGACAACCTGCACATGCTGGCGCTGTCGCGCGGCGGCCAGGTCGTCTGGATGTCCCCCGCCGACGCCGAAAAGATCGGCGTCGCCGACAACGAATGGATCGAGGGCTACAACCGCAACGGCGTCATCGCCGCCCGCGCGGTCGTCTCCCACCGCATCCCCGAGGGCACGGTCTACATGCACCACGCCCAGGAACGCACCGTCGGCGTGCCGGTGGCGGAAACGTCCGGCAAGCGCGGCGGCATCCACAATTCGCTGACGCGGATCCTGATCAAGCCGTCCCACCTCATCGGCGGCTATGCCCAGCATTCCTACGCGTTCAACTACACCGGCCCGACCGGCAACCAGCGCGACGAGGTCACCGTGATCCGCCGCCGCTCCCAGGAGGTTGAGTTCTGA
- a CDS encoding MogA/MoaB family molybdenum cofactor biosynthesis protein codes for MNEMHSAHSQNSNRTEGDGSPASGAHGNSGNGAGAGSDGIVEKQLAPMEGEVPGVVITVSDRCAAGTRPDKSGPRAVEALAAHGVVCPEPVVVTDDVPEIRAAIETALNGGARLVFTTGGTGVTPRDNTPEATEPFVATRLPGLETQILNHGLTKTPLAGLSRGIVGVTGRGGDAAVIVNAPGSSGGVRDAIEVIGPLMPHLLEQLGGGDH; via the coding sequence ATGAACGAAATGCATTCCGCGCATTCGCAGAATTCGAATCGAACGGAGGGCGATGGTTCGCCCGCGTCGGGCGCGCACGGGAACTCGGGAAACGGGGCCGGTGCCGGTTCCGACGGGATCGTCGAAAAGCAGCTCGCGCCGATGGAGGGGGAGGTGCCGGGCGTGGTCATCACCGTCAGCGATCGTTGTGCCGCCGGTACTCGCCCCGACAAGTCCGGGCCGCGGGCCGTCGAGGCGCTCGCCGCGCATGGCGTCGTGTGCCCCGAGCCGGTCGTCGTGACCGATGACGTGCCGGAAATCCGCGCCGCCATCGAAACCGCCCTGAACGGGGGCGCCCGGCTCGTATTCACGACCGGCGGCACCGGCGTCACGCCCCGCGACAACACTCCGGAGGCGACCGAGCCGTTCGTGGCCACGCGGCTGCCGGGGCTGGAAACGCAGATCCTCAACCATGGGCTGACCAAGACGCCGTTGGCCGGCCTGTCGCGCGGCATCGTCGGCGTGACCGGGCGTGGCGGGGACGCGGCCGTGATCGTCAACGCGCCGGGCAGCTCCGGTGGCGTGCGCGACGCCATCGAGGTCATCGGCCCGCTGATGCCGCATCTGCTGGAGCAGCTCGGCGGCGGCGATCACTGA